Within the Gemmatimonadaceae bacterium genome, the region CCCGATGCCGCCACCACCCCCTGGCCGATGGGCGACAAGGTCGATCCTGCGCCCTGGCCCGCCGGCGTCGACTCGGTCAAGGTCGCGCAGGCGCTCGCCACCGGCTTCGGGCCCGACTCGGCGATGACGGAGGCGTTCCTCGTCACGTATCGCGGGCGCATCATCGCCGAGCGCTACGGCGCCGGGATCGGGATCCATACGCCACTCGAGAGTTGGTCGATGGGGAAGAGCCTCACCGGGACGCTGGTGGCGCGCCTGATCCAGATGGGGACATACACGCTCGACCAGCCGGCGCCGATTCCCGAGTGGCAGTCGGCGGGCGATCCGCGACAGGCAATCCGCATCGTCGACATCATGCGGATGTCGAGCGGGCTCCGCATCCGGGCGCCGCAGGACCCGGACTATGATCCGTCGTTAGGCTATCCGGACCATCTCTGGTACTACACGGGCGCGGGCAACTCTTTCCAGTGGGCGGCGACCCGCCCGCAGCAGTGGAGTCCCAACGCGGTGGGACGATATCGCAACACGGACCCGGTGCTGGCTAACTATCTGGTGCGACTCGGCGTCGAGAAGCGCGGCGAGGACTACCGCACCTGGCCGCAGCGCAACCTCTTCGACAAGATCGGGATTCGCGACGCCGTGCTGATGACCGATCCGTACGGCAACAACCTCACGCAGGGGGCCGAGTACCTCCCGGCACGCGACTGGGCGCGGCTGGCGAACCTCTACGTGCAGGACGGCGTGTGGAATGGCGAGCGCCTCCTCCCCGAGGGGTATGTCGACCACGTGAAGAGCGTGGCGCCGGCGTGGCTGGCCGATGGCCGCCCCGTGTACGGCGGCGGCTTCATGTGGGTGAATGGCGACGGCGGCGACCCGATGCCGAAGGACGCCTTCTCGTTCCGCGGCGCCGGCGGGCAAAGCACCATCATCGTCCCCGATCGCGACCTGGTGGTGGTGCGCCTGGGAAAGTATCGCGGTTCCCGCACCGGTGACGCGGCGTTGAAAGATGCGCTCCGGCTCTTGATGGAAGCGGTTCCGGCGCAGGGCTCGGCGAAGTAGCGAACGACGAACACCGCGACTCGCGATGTGGAAGGCGCGCCGAAGTCAGCGCGCCTTCTTCGCGCGTAGCGCCGTCTTCGCGCGTGGCGCCTGCTTCGCGCGTTGCACCTGCTTCTCGCGCTGTGCCTCCTTGGGCCTGGCGGCGGCGCCGGTCCTGGGCTTGGCGTACTTCGCCATGTGGTCGAGCCGCTCTCCCTCGGCGGAGATGGCGATGAGCTCGGCGAGCCGGCGTGCGCGCGTCTCCTCGCGCTTGGCCGAGATGACCCACCAGATGGCCGCGCGCCGGTACGACGTCGCTTGCGCCTCGAAGTAGCGAAACGCGCGCCGGTTTCGTCGGAAGGTGGCGAGCATCGCTTCGTCGAATGCTTCGGGGCGCTGCTCGTAGGAATACGTACCGGAACGATTCTCCTTGCGCCTGGCGAACGCCTCGCGCCCCGCCGGCTGCATGCGCCCCTCGGCCTCGAGTTGCGCTACGCGCGCAATGTTGACGGCGCTCCAGGTGGATGTCGCCTTGCGAGGGGAGAAGCGGATGGTGTAGCGCGTCTCGTCCACACCGGTGCGCCGCCCGTCGATCCATCCGTAGCAGAGCGCCTCGTCGACCGACTGCGGCCAAGTGATGGTTGGCCGTCCGGCGGCGACCTTGTGGAAGCCCACGAGGACTTCGCGCTCGGTGGCGTGATGGCGATGGAGCCAGTCACGCCATTCGGTGGGTGAGGTGAAGTAGATGGGCTGCATCTTCGTGAGAAGACGAGAAGACGAGAAGCCTGCCCCAGCGAAAGCTGGGGACGAGAAGCCTGTCCCAGCGAAAGCTGGGGACGAGAGAGGATATCTCAACGAAAGCGGAGGACGACCGCAGGGGAATCTGCGGGGCGGCACCAAGCCGATGCAAAGCAGCTGCACGCTCCCCTTGCCCCACCCTCTCGCAAGCCGCACCATCCCCCACGCCCTCCCAGCCTCGTCTTCTCGTCCTCTCGTCCTCTCGACATGCTTCGTCGCGATTTCCTTTCCGACGTGAGCCGCTACGCCTTCCTGTGCGCGGGGACGCCCACGCTGTGGCGGCTCTCGCATCGCCTCACGATTGGCAACGCGGCCGGGTCGCCGTTCTCGCTCGGGGTCGCGAGCGGCGACCCCACGCCTAACGCCTGCGTCATCTGGACGCGGCTGGCCCCCGATCCCTTTGCGCCGCTGGGCGGGATGGATGGCGGGCGTCCGGTGGTGAACTGGGAGGTTGCCGACGACGAGCAGTTCACCAGGGTCGTGCAACGCGGGCGTTACACGTGCGCGCCCGAGCTTGGCTACTCGCTGCACGTCGACGTGCAGGGACTCGCCCCCGATCGCTGGTACTTCTACCGCTTCACCACGTCGGGGGTGGAGAGCCCGGTCGGGCGCCTGCGCACCACCCCCCCGGATGGTGCCCAGCAGCCGCTCGATTTTGCCTTCATCTCCTGCCAGCACTACGAGCAGGGGCTGTATACGGCCTTCGAGCACATGGCCAACGAGCGCCTGGACCTGGTGGCGCACCTGGGTGACTACATCTACGAAACGGCCACGCGGGAGCAGGTGGTGCGCCCGCACCACGGGAAGGAGATCGTCTCGCTCGACGACTACCGCAATCGCTACGCGCAATACAAGCTCGACCCCGCGCTGCAGAAGGTGCATGCAATGTGCCCGTGGATCGTGACCTGGGACGATCACGAGGTCGACAACAACTATGCGGGGCTAAACGGGGAGAACGTCTTCGAGTCGGAGGAGCAGATGCACCTGCGGCGTGCGGCTGCGTACCAGGCGTGGTGGGAGCACCAGCCGGTGCGCGTGCCGCGCGCCAAGTCGTGGGCCGACCTCAACATCGCGCGCACCGGCAACTGGGGAGCGCTGGCGCGCTTCTGGGTCCTCGACACCCGGCAGTATCGCAGCGACCAGGCGTGCGGCGAGGGGAATCGCGTGGTGCCGTGCGGCGACTGGAGCGACCCCCGGCGCACGCTGATGGGAACGGACCAGGAGAAGTGGCTCTTCAACGGGCTGGGGACATCGCAGGCCAGGTGGCAGGTGCTGGCGCAGCAGGTGATGATGGGGCCGCTCGACTCACGGCCGGGCGCGGAGGTGCAGCTGTCGATGGACCAGTGGTCGGGCTACCCGGCGGCGCGCGAACGCCTGCTGGGGACACTCGCCGAGCGAGCGAAGGGGCGCGCCGTCGTCATCTCCGGGGACATTCACGCCAACTTCGTGAACGAGTTGCACGCGGGCTTCGATCGTCCGGGGAGGCCCGTGATCGCCGCGGAGTTCGTGGGGACGAGCATCTCGTCAGGCGGGGACGGCGACGAGACTTACCGCGGGTGGGACGCGATGCGCGCCGACAACCCGCACATCAAGTGGCACAACGCCCGGCGCGGCTATGTGCGCTGCCGCGTGACGCCTGACGAGTGGACGGCCGACTATCGCATTGTGCCGTACGTCTCCCGCCCCGGGGCGCCCGTCGAGACGGCGACCAGCTGGCGGGTGCAGCACGGGCGTCCGGGAATCGAGAAGGTGTGAGCGGGCGCTCGCGCGGCGGGCGCCGTCGCGACTGTCGCCCGCGCCCAGTCGAGCGGCGGCGGTTCGCGTAGATTTCTTCCCGTACGCGCCACGCGTGCGGGAGGCGCCCGCATCGCCGTCCTTCCAACGGGAGCTTGTCGTGTTGTCGGCTGTGTTGTCGGTTGTGCCGTCGGCTGTGTTGCAGGAGAAGTGCGCGCGAGTGCGTGCGTGGGTTTTGCCTGCCGGCGCACGCTTGCCGCGAGTCGTGCCAGCGCTCTCCGCGCTTTCCGCGCGCGCCGCGCTCGCATCACTCGCCGCGGTTGCGCTACTCGCCGGGTGCGGGAGCGATCCCGCCTCGCCCGCGCCGGAGGTCCCGCCGACCAACACGATCACTGCCGTCGAGGCGCTCCCCTCGATGATGGTGAGCACCACCAACCAGGTCCCCATCACCTCCCGCGAGCTGTACGTCACCGGGACCTATCGCATCATCGACACCGACAGCAAGGTCCTCAACGAAGGGGCGCTCGAGATCCGCGGACGCGGGAACACCACGTGGATCATGCCCAAGAAGCCGTATCGGCTCAAGCTGGGCGCCGGCGCCGCGCTCCTCGGCATGCCGTCGTCGAAGCACTGGGTGTTGCTCGCCAACTATTCCGACAAGACGCTCGCCCGCAACGACGTCACCTTCGAGTTCTCGCGCCTGGTGGGGTTGGAGTGGACGCCGCGTTCGCAGTACGTCGACCTCACCGTGAACGGCGAGTACCAGGGGGTCTACCAGCTCGTCGAGCACGTGCGCATTGCACCTGAGCGCGTGAACATTCCCGAGCTCAAGGTGAGTGACACGACGGCGTCGGCGGTGAGCGGTGGATACCTGATGGAAGTCGACGAGCGGCGCGGCGAGGACTTCTGCTTCAACTCGACGCGCACGACGATGATCTTCTGCCTCTCCAACCCCGAGACGCTGAACGATCCGGCCTGGGCCAGGCAGCGCGCGTACATCACCAACTACATCAAGCAGGTCGACGACGCGATCTTCAGCCCGCGGTTTGCCGACCCCCAAACGGGATATGCGGCATACATCGACGTCGAGTCGGCGATTGGCTACTACCTGGTCAACGAGCTGTTCAAGAACGTCGACGGCAACCTTCGGCTCAGCACGTACCTCTACAAGAAGCGCGACGGGAAGCTCTTCTTCGGGCCCGTGTGGGACTTCGACCTGGCCCTGGGCAACGTGACCTACGATGGCGCCGACCTCACCGAGGGCTGGCACACGCGCACCGCGGCGTGGTTCACTCGGCTCTTCCAGGATCCCGCCTTCGCCGCGCGGGTCAAGGCGCGATGGAACGAACTGCGCACCAACGGCACGCTCGACAAGGTGGACCAGCGCATCGCCGCCCGGCAGAAGTACCTGAGCAAGGTGCAGGCGCGCAACTTCGCGAAGTGGCCGATCCTCAACACCTGGGTCTGGCCCAATCGCGTGGTGACGGGGAGCTGGGACGGCGAGTACACCGCCATGGCCTACTGGCTCTTCGCGCGCCGCAAGTGGATGGAAGGGGCGTTCGGGAGCTGAACGCGCGCGTCGCTCAACGCGTCATCGATCACCGCCCTAACCGAGCAAAGTCGCGCTGCATCAACACGAAACGCAGGACGGTTCCGTCGGGGACGCGGTCGCTCACTTCGCGCACCGGGGCAAAGCCAAGGGCAGCGTAGAACGGGACGCCAGGGAGCGTGGCCATCAACTCGGCGCGCGTGAAGCCGGCGGCGCGCGCCGCGTCGAGGCAGGCATCGAGGAGAAACCGCCCCACGCCGCGTCGCGCCTGCTCCGGCGCGACGAAGAAGGCGCGTATCTTCGCCGGGTCGACGCCGGGTTGCAGCTGATCGCCGCCAGGGCTGGCTGGTCGCGAGACCGCGTCGTCGGCGGTGTCGACCGGGCGCTGGTCGCCCCCATACAACGTCCGCCGAAAGCTCCACCCGCCGCACCCCGCGAGCGCGCCATCGGCGTGGACCACGAAGTAGGTCCCATCGCGTACCAGTGCGGTGTCGATGCCAAAGACGTAGCGCACCGCCGCCTCGATCTCGGCCGGCGAGTAGTAGCCGACGCTCAACTCGCGCGCCGAGCGCTCGATGAGCGCGCTCAGCGCGGGGATGTCGTCAGGCGTGGCGGGGCGTAGGGTCAGTGGCATGCTTGGGCTCGGGCGCCTCCCAACTTGCACCGCGAAGGCGCCGCTGCGCCAACCACCACGGAAACTCCGGGCCAGCGCGCGCACCGGCGCACGCGCGCTCGCGAACGGCGCACCCGCGCCCGCGCGCCCGCAGCAGCCCAAGCCCCCTGCCGCCCCCGCGCGCCGCAGGCCAGCGCTCTCTACTTTCCTCCTTCGTGACTGCCTATCGCGGGCGCCTGGCGCCCACCCCAACCGGTGAAATGCACCTCGGCCACGCCCGGACCTTCCACGCCGCGTGGCGCCGCGCGATGGACGCCGATGGGGCGCTGGTGCTGCGCATCGAAGATCTCGATCCGCAACGCTGCCGCCCCGAGTACACGCGGCAGATGCTGGACGACTTCGCCTGGATGGGAATCACCTGGACCGAAGGGCCGTTCTACCAGTCTCAGCGGACGGAGCGCTACGTGGACGCGTGGCGGCACCTGCGCGACGCTGGCGTCATCTACCCCAGCACCGTGTCGCGCAAGGAAGTGCGCGACGCCGCGCTCGCCCCGCACGAGGACGAGGAAGGAGCGGAGCAGATCTTCCCGACAGAATGGCGCGCTCCACACGGCGCCGAGCGCGAGCATGATGCGCCGTTCGGCGTCGCGTGGCGCTTTCGTGTCCCCGATGGCGAGACCATTCGCTTCACCGACGAGCGCCGTGGCGACCAGTCGTTCGTTGCCGGCGTCGACTTCGGCGACTTCGTCCTCTGGCGCCGCGATGGCGTCCCCGCCTACGAGCTGGCCGTCGTCGCCGACGACGTGGCGATGGGGATCACCGAGGTGGTGCGTGGTGAGGACCTCCTCCTGTCGACGGCGCGCCAGTTGCTCATCTATCGGGCGTTAGGCGCCAAGCCCCCCGCCTGGTGCCACGAGCCGCTGGTGCGTGACGGCGAAGGGCGGCGCCTGGCCAAGCGGTATCGCGCACTCTCGCTGCGAACGCTGCGCGAGCGCGAGGTGTCGTGGGCCGCGCTGCGCGACGCGACGCCGGCGCAGGTGGACGCACTAGCGTCGCGGCACAGCGAGGTGCAACGCTGATGATGTCAGCGCCGACGGGTGTGGTGCTGGCGGCGATCGTCCTGGTGCTCGCGGTGGTGGCCTTGCTCCCGCGCGCCGAGGTGCGCCACCCGCTCGTGGTGCTCATTCGCGTTCTCGTTCCCTCGTGGCGCTTCTTCGACGGTCTGCAGGTCACGCCGGCAATCCGGGTGCGGGTGGCGCGTGCTGGCGAAGATTTCGGGGCGTGGGAGCCGATCCTCGCGCCGGCAGCGCGTCGTTGGTGGCACGTGGTGTGGAACCCCGAGGGGAACCTCGTCCTCGCGCAGCACGCACTCCTCGAGCGACTGCTCATGGACGTTGGCGAGTGGGAGGGCGACGCCGCGGCAGTCACCTCGTTGGTCTCGTACGACCTCGTCCTCGATCTCGTGACGTCGGCCATCGCGCGTGATGCGCGCTTTGCCGGCGCGGCGCGCTGCCAGTTCAAGCTCGTCGACCAGCAGCCTGGCGCGCCCGATGACCTCCTCATTTCGGACGAGCACGACGCATGATGTCGCTCACCGCGCCGGCCACGCTGCGATGGATGGCGCTTCTCGCGTCGCTCTCGGTGATGCAGGGGACGCTGGAGCTGCTGGCGTGGCGCCGTCACCTGGCCGATGACGGGACGTGGCGCTGGCGCACACTGTCGCGCGAACTGCGCTGGCTCTCACCGCTCCTCGCCTACCGCCCATTCCTCATGGTGCTCGCGGTGCGAGTGGGGTGCGCGCTCTTGCTGCTGGCGGGAGTGCACGGCGCCACGCTGCCGCTCCTCTGGATCACGTCGCTCCTGGCCAACATCCGCTTCCGCGGGAGCACCAACGGCGGGAGCGACATGATGCTGATGGTGGTGCTCTCAGCGCTCACCGTCGCGCACCTCGGCGCCTCGTCGCCGATCGTGGTGCAGGGCGCGCTGGTCTATGTCGCGGCCCAGTCGGTGATGTCGTACTTCATCGCCGGCGTGGTGAAGCTCATCGATGCGCCGTGGCGGCGCGGTGTCGCGCTCGCGTCATTCGTGGCCACGCCGCACTTCGGGACGCCAATCGCGCTGCGACAGCTCCTCTCGCGCCCCGCCGTCGCCTTCGCGGCGTCGTGGGCGGTGATCCTCTTCGAGTGTGCCTTCCCGCTGGCGCTCACCGGGGCGCGCGCGGCGGCGTTGTTCGTGGCGCTCGCCGCCTGCTTTCACCTGGGGAACGTGGCCGCGTTCGGCCTCAACCGCTTCCTCCTGGCCTGGGCGGCAAGCTGGCCCGCGGTGCTCCATACGGCGACACTCCTGCGGTAGGGCAGCCGGCGAGCGCCGCGTCAGGGGCGCCGTGCCACCAGCTCGATCTCGACCAGCGCGCCCAGCGGCAACCCGGCTACCGCCACCGTGGTGCGCGCCGGGTACGGCGCCGTGAATCGCGCCTGATACGCACGATTCATCTGCGGAAAGTTTGCCATGTCGGTGAGGTAGACGTTGCACTTGATCACGTCATCCATCGACAGCCCCGCATCTTCCACCACCGCCTGCAAGTTGTCGAAGGCGCGGTGCGTCTGCGCCTCCACGTCGCCCTCGATCAGCTTGCCGAGCGCGGGGTCGATCGGTGTCTGGCCCGAGCAGTAGAGCAGCTCGCCCGCCCAGACGGCGTGCGAGTAGGGACCAATGGCGGCTGGGCCGCGCGCACTTTCGACATGAGCTCGGGGCATGACGCGTTCAGTGGTTGGACGGTTGGGTGTCTGGGCGCGTAGCAGGCGCAACGCGCTGGGAGTCGGCGGCCGCGCGTGCCGCCGCGGCGCGCTCCGCCGCGCGCCGCTCGCGCGTGGCAATCACCTTGCTCAGGCGCTCGCGAGGGAGCGACCACTGCGGCGGCCGCCAGCCGCGCCGCTCCACGGGCGATGCGCCGCCCTTCCGTGGCCGCAGCGCATCGACAAACTCGGCGTAGCGCGACCCCGGGTTCCACAGCGACCAGCTCTTCGCGCCGGCGTCGTACACCGCCTGGATCTGCTGCCGCACCTCGGCGGCGCCGTACTGCGCCCCGCGAATGCTCATCGCCTCGAGCCACGGCATCACCTCGCCAACAGTGGCGCCGGCCGAGTCCTTCACGAAGCGCGTGCGCTCCATGGCATCGGTCGTCGCCAGCCGCACGACTTCGTATGGCTTCGCCAGCGGGCGCGGGAAGCCGTACAGCCCGGTCGAGTAGTGCGACGGATACACCATCGGGAGGACGACGTCGGCCGTGGCGATCACCGTTTCCCAGTGCTGGCCAATGTCCACGTCCCCTTCCAGGTGCGTCACCAGGCCAAAGACGTCGACTGTCACCGGCACCCGGTACTGTTGCAACTGCTCCTTGGAGTAGCGGATGAAGTTGCGGATGTTCTCGGCCCGCGAGACGCCGTTGCTCCCCGGATAGCGCATCACCTCGCGCATGCGCGACGTCACGTCGGGAAAGCGAACGTAGTCCCACTGCAGCTCGGAGAAGCCCATGTCCAGCGCCTCGCGCGCGATGGCCACGTTGTAGTCCCACACGCGGCGATCGTACGGGTTGACCCACGCGCCCCCCTTGTTGTCGCGCCACACGCTCCCGTTCGCGTGCCGGATGGCCAACTCCGGCTTCCGCTCCGCCAGCTGCCGATCCTTGAAGACGACGATGCGGGCGATGGGATAGATGCGGTGCGCCTGCAACGTGTCGATGAGCGCCGGCAGCCAGGTGGTGGCGGGGCGCGTGTCGGCGCCGATCTCGCGCGCCAGCGGGATGGCGGTGCTGTCGTAGGCCAGGTACGTGTCCGACTCCTTCACGTCGATCACGAAGGCGTTGACCTCGGTGGAATCGGCGATGGCAATGAGCTG harbors:
- a CDS encoding CotH kinase family protein translates to MPALSALSARAALASLAAVALLAGCGSDPASPAPEVPPTNTITAVEALPSMMVSTTNQVPITSRELYVTGTYRIIDTDSKVLNEGALEIRGRGNTTWIMPKKPYRLKLGAGAALLGMPSSKHWVLLANYSDKTLARNDVTFEFSRLVGLEWTPRSQYVDLTVNGEYQGVYQLVEHVRIAPERVNIPELKVSDTTASAVSGGYLMEVDERRGEDFCFNSTRTTMIFCLSNPETLNDPAWARQRAYITNYIKQVDDAIFSPRFADPQTGYAAYIDVESAIGYYLVNELFKNVDGNLRLSTYLYKKRDGKLFFGPVWDFDLALGNVTYDGADLTEGWHTRTAAWFTRLFQDPAFAARVKARWNELRTNGTLDKVDQRIAARQKYLSKVQARNFAKWPILNTWVWPNRVVTGSWDGEYTAMAYWLFARRKWMEGAFGS
- a CDS encoding putative glycoside hydrolase, translated to MTRRALLAASMALLTGVAAAAGCGEREVPRAGAQGSAPNAGGAAGSRSAAERAADSVAAWRARFGDRVPRPDSVRALYVNAWAAGSRSRMAQLIAIADSTEVNAFVIDVKESDTYLAYDSTAIPLAREIGADTRPATTWLPALIDTLQAHRIYPIARIVVFKDRQLAERKPELAIRHANGSVWRDNKGGAWVNPYDRRVWDYNVAIAREALDMGFSELQWDYVRFPDVTSRMREVMRYPGSNGVSRAENIRNFIRYSKEQLQQYRVPVTVDVFGLVTHLEGDVDIGQHWETVIATADVVLPMVYPSHYSTGLYGFPRPLAKPYEVVRLATTDAMERTRFVKDSAGATVGEVMPWLEAMSIRGAQYGAAEVRQQIQAVYDAGAKSWSLWNPGSRYAEFVDALRPRKGGASPVERRGWRPPQWSLPRERLSKVIATRERRAAERAAAARAAADSQRVAPATRPDTQPSNH
- a CDS encoding RidA family protein, whose amino-acid sequence is MPRAHVESARGPAAIGPYSHAVWAGELLYCSGQTPIDPALGKLIEGDVEAQTHRAFDNLQAVVEDAGLSMDDVIKCNVYLTDMANFPQMNRAYQARFTAPYPARTTVAVAGLPLGALVEIELVARRP
- the gluQRS gene encoding tRNA glutamyl-Q(34) synthetase GluQRS, producing MTAYRGRLAPTPTGEMHLGHARTFHAAWRRAMDADGALVLRIEDLDPQRCRPEYTRQMLDDFAWMGITWTEGPFYQSQRTERYVDAWRHLRDAGVIYPSTVSRKEVRDAALAPHEDEEGAEQIFPTEWRAPHGAEREHDAPFGVAWRFRVPDGETIRFTDERRGDQSFVAGVDFGDFVLWRRDGVPAYELAVVADDVAMGITEVVRGEDLLLSTARQLLIYRALGAKPPAWCHEPLVRDGEGRRLAKRYRALSLRTLREREVSWAALRDATPAQVDALASRHSEVQR
- a CDS encoding serine hydrolase, with product MRSSPLRRAPWLLATCSTVGILAAAACSPGSGKESASTPAGARSERMKALIARGDSLQLPGGTWEAPPGDAQEHAIAGFATTLCAAVFITGLDPADAAANVGFFTGPLEDRKVVTDTVIDRKEQMVRLKLPSGVWVRAKRYGSQGCIPLPRDKDSVFFTPVVVKPKLPDAATTPWPMGDKVDPAPWPAGVDSVKVAQALATGFGPDSAMTEAFLVTYRGRIIAERYGAGIGIHTPLESWSMGKSLTGTLVARLIQMGTYTLDQPAPIPEWQSAGDPRQAIRIVDIMRMSSGLRIRAPQDPDYDPSLGYPDHLWYYTGAGNSFQWAATRPQQWSPNAVGRYRNTDPVLANYLVRLGVEKRGEDYRTWPQRNLFDKIGIRDAVLMTDPYGNNLTQGAEYLPARDWARLANLYVQDGVWNGERLLPEGYVDHVKSVAPAWLADGRPVYGGGFMWVNGDGGDPMPKDAFSFRGAGGQSTIIVPDRDLVVVRLGKYRGSRTGDAALKDALRLLMEAVPAQGSAK
- a CDS encoding GNAT family N-acetyltransferase encodes the protein MPLTLRPATPDDIPALSALIERSARELSVGYYSPAEIEAAVRYVFGIDTALVRDGTYFVVHADGALAGCGGWSFRRTLYGGDQRPVDTADDAVSRPASPGGDQLQPGVDPAKIRAFFVAPEQARRGVGRFLLDACLDAARAAGFTRAELMATLPGVPFYAALGFAPVREVSDRVPDGTVLRFVLMQRDFARLGR
- a CDS encoding alkaline phosphatase D family protein, with the translated sequence MLRRDFLSDVSRYAFLCAGTPTLWRLSHRLTIGNAAGSPFSLGVASGDPTPNACVIWTRLAPDPFAPLGGMDGGRPVVNWEVADDEQFTRVVQRGRYTCAPELGYSLHVDVQGLAPDRWYFYRFTTSGVESPVGRLRTTPPDGAQQPLDFAFISCQHYEQGLYTAFEHMANERLDLVAHLGDYIYETATREQVVRPHHGKEIVSLDDYRNRYAQYKLDPALQKVHAMCPWIVTWDDHEVDNNYAGLNGENVFESEEQMHLRRAAAYQAWWEHQPVRVPRAKSWADLNIARTGNWGALARFWVLDTRQYRSDQACGEGNRVVPCGDWSDPRRTLMGTDQEKWLFNGLGTSQARWQVLAQQVMMGPLDSRPGAEVQLSMDQWSGYPAARERLLGTLAERAKGRAVVISGDIHANFVNELHAGFDRPGRPVIAAEFVGTSISSGGDGDETYRGWDAMRADNPHIKWHNARRGYVRCRVTPDEWTADYRIVPYVSRPGAPVETATSWRVQHGRPGIEKV
- a CDS encoding YdeI/OmpD-associated family protein, with translation MYFTSPTEWRDWLHRHHATEREVLVGFHKVAAGRPTITWPQSVDEALCYGWIDGRRTGVDETRYTIRFSPRKATSTWSAVNIARVAQLEAEGRMQPAGREAFARRKENRSGTYSYEQRPEAFDEAMLATFRRNRRAFRYFEAQATSYRRAAIWWVISAKREETRARRLAELIAISAEGERLDHMAKYAKPRTGAAARPKEAQREKQVQRAKQAPRAKTALRAKKAR